In Prescottella soli, a genomic segment contains:
- a CDS encoding SDR family oxidoreductase, translating into MNQLDNRVIVVTGAGRGIGREHALLAAAEGARVVVNDTGAGPDGKGSDPALAVRVADEITAAGGVAVANAADVTTIEGANSLLDTALGSFGEVHGLVNNAGILRDRMFVNMAEDEWDDVITGQLRATFAPCRIFGAHWRDRSKAGDDVNASIVNVSSTSGLLGAVGQSNYGAAKAGIASLTVILAQELGRYGIRCNAITPVARTRMTEDVPGIKDMVAVPSDPEAFDVYHPGNVSPVVAYLLTEQCPASGSVFYAKGGEIRQFLGWQYGKIIDKGARWTVDELVQEMSGLV; encoded by the coding sequence ATGAACCAGCTCGACAATCGTGTGATCGTGGTGACCGGTGCGGGCCGCGGGATCGGCCGCGAGCACGCGTTGCTGGCCGCCGCGGAGGGCGCCCGCGTGGTCGTCAACGACACCGGTGCCGGTCCGGACGGCAAGGGATCGGACCCGGCGTTGGCGGTGCGCGTCGCCGACGAGATCACCGCGGCGGGCGGCGTCGCGGTCGCGAACGCCGCGGACGTCACCACGATCGAGGGTGCGAACAGCCTGCTCGACACCGCCCTCGGCAGTTTCGGCGAGGTGCACGGACTGGTCAACAACGCCGGCATCCTGCGCGATCGCATGTTCGTCAACATGGCCGAAGACGAGTGGGACGACGTCATCACCGGACAGCTGCGGGCGACGTTCGCGCCGTGCCGGATCTTCGGTGCGCACTGGCGCGACCGATCCAAGGCCGGCGACGACGTCAATGCGTCGATCGTGAACGTGTCGAGCACCTCCGGCCTACTCGGTGCCGTCGGCCAGAGCAACTACGGTGCCGCCAAGGCCGGGATCGCGTCGCTGACGGTGATCCTGGCGCAGGAGTTGGGGCGCTACGGGATCCGCTGCAACGCCATCACCCCGGTCGCCCGCACCCGCATGACCGAGGACGTCCCGGGGATCAAGGACATGGTGGCCGTGCCCTCGGACCCGGAGGCGTTCGACGTCTACCACCCGGGCAACGTCTCGCCGGTCGTCGCGTACCTGCTCACCGAGCAGTGCCCCGCCAGTGGTTCGGTGTTCTACGCCAAGGGCGGCGAGATCCGACAGTTCCTCGGCTGGCAGTACGGGAAGATCATCGACAAGGGTGCCCGCTGGACCGTCGACGAGCTGGTGCAGGAGATGAGCGGCCTTGTCTGA
- a CDS encoding NAD(P)H-dependent flavin oxidoreductase: MTILESNRSALHTRLCDLFGVKYPIVQTGMGYVSDAKLTAATAEAGGLGIIAGGMLGYDELEQAINYVKDRTDAPFGVNLRANQEDVGRRLDLLIRSGVKVASFALAPKRDLIAKLKDAGLVVVPSIGARRHAEKVAEWGVDAVVVQGGEGGGHTGAVPTSLLLPQVVDAVDIPVIAAGGYFDGRGLVSALAYGADGIAMGTRFMLTSDSPVARAVKDVYLSKSVNDTVVTLEIDGVPQRVLRAGTIDQLESTRGPQRVLRAARNAVAFQKLSGTPWKDMIREGLEMKKSHELGWRQVVMAANAPMLYRSALVDGNADIGVMATGQVVGLIDDVPSCAELIDRIVAEAEATLARLTRADGA, translated from the coding sequence GTGACCATCCTCGAATCGAACCGCAGCGCGCTGCACACCCGACTGTGCGACCTGTTCGGGGTGAAGTACCCGATCGTGCAGACGGGTATGGGCTACGTCTCCGACGCCAAGCTCACCGCGGCCACCGCCGAGGCCGGCGGTCTCGGGATCATCGCCGGCGGGATGCTCGGCTACGACGAGCTCGAGCAGGCGATCAACTACGTCAAGGACCGCACCGACGCGCCGTTCGGCGTGAACCTGCGCGCCAACCAGGAGGACGTCGGCAGACGCCTCGACCTGCTCATCCGCTCCGGCGTCAAGGTGGCGTCGTTCGCGCTCGCACCCAAGCGGGACCTGATCGCGAAGCTCAAGGACGCCGGGTTGGTGGTCGTGCCGTCGATCGGTGCCCGCCGGCACGCGGAGAAGGTGGCGGAGTGGGGTGTCGACGCCGTCGTCGTGCAGGGCGGTGAGGGCGGCGGTCACACGGGCGCCGTCCCGACGAGCCTGCTGCTGCCGCAGGTGGTCGACGCCGTCGACATCCCGGTGATCGCCGCCGGTGGCTACTTCGACGGGCGCGGCCTGGTCTCGGCGCTCGCGTACGGCGCCGACGGCATCGCGATGGGAACCCGGTTCATGCTGACCAGCGACTCCCCAGTGGCGCGGGCCGTCAAGGACGTCTACCTGTCGAAGTCCGTCAACGACACGGTCGTGACGCTCGAGATCGACGGCGTGCCACAGCGGGTGCTCCGGGCCGGCACCATCGACCAGCTCGAATCCACCCGGGGGCCGCAGCGCGTGCTCCGCGCGGCGCGCAATGCCGTTGCCTTCCAGAAGCTCTCGGGGACCCCGTGGAAGGACATGATCCGCGAGGGTCTCGAGATGAAGAAGAGTCACGAACTCGGCTGGCGCCAGGTCGTCATGGCCGCCAACGCGCCGATGCTGTACCGCTCGGCGCTCGTCGACGGCAACGCCGACATCGGTGTGATGGCGACCGGTCAGGTCGTCGGCCTGATCGACGACGTGCCGAGTTGCGCCGAACTGATCGATCGCATCGTGGCCGAGGCGGAGGCGACACTCGCGCGCCTGACCCGCGCCGACGGTGCGTAG
- a CDS encoding DUF5313 family protein, whose amino-acid sequence MSAPQRPTFGQYVGYQFGRTLPPSLQDWVRNDLVGPGASARYLIRFTVPVLPILALFLLIPGPVWVPLAMMALLFLPLVYFAIALMRVYRRHRLESHGLDPDLVAEKVQRRAERIRDDYERRHGRG is encoded by the coding sequence ATGTCGGCACCTCAACGCCCCACCTTCGGGCAGTACGTGGGATACCAGTTCGGGCGGACGCTGCCGCCGTCGCTGCAGGACTGGGTCCGCAACGATCTCGTCGGCCCCGGCGCCTCGGCGCGCTACCTGATCCGGTTCACGGTCCCGGTGCTGCCCATCCTCGCGCTGTTCCTGCTCATCCCCGGCCCGGTCTGGGTTCCGCTGGCGATGATGGCGCTGCTGTTCCTCCCGCTGGTGTACTTCGCGATCGCGCTGATGCGGGTGTACCGCCGGCACCGGCTGGAGAGCCACGGACTGGACCCCGACCTGGTCGCCGAGAAGGTGCAGCGTCGCGCCGAGCGGATCCGCGACGACTACGAGCGGCGTCACGGACGCGGCTGA
- the rraA gene encoding ribonuclease E activity regulator RraA: MSEPVATADLADEIGPEIRSCDTQFIQFGARAAFSGPVTTIKCFQDNLLVKQTLSEPGNGGVLVVDGDASVHTALVGDIIAGRGVSNGWAGVIVNGAVRDSAILRTLDIGIKALGTNPRKSTQTGSGEKNVPVSFGGVTFNPGETVYSDDDGVVVR, from the coding sequence ATGAGCGAGCCGGTGGCCACCGCCGACTTGGCCGACGAGATCGGCCCGGAGATCCGCAGCTGCGACACCCAGTTCATCCAGTTCGGTGCACGGGCAGCGTTCTCCGGACCGGTCACCACCATCAAGTGCTTCCAGGACAACCTGCTGGTCAAGCAGACCCTCAGCGAGCCGGGCAACGGCGGCGTCCTGGTCGTCGACGGCGACGCGAGTGTGCACACGGCCCTGGTCGGCGACATCATCGCCGGGCGCGGCGTCTCCAACGGCTGGGCGGGCGTCATCGTCAACGGCGCGGTGCGCGACTCGGCGATCCTGCGCACCCTCGACATCGGCATCAAGGCGCTCGGCACCAACCCGCGCAAGAGCACCCAGACCGGTTCCGGCGAGAAGAACGTGCCGGTCTCCTTCGGCGGCGTCACCTTCAACCCGGGCGAGACGGTCTACAGCGACGACGACGGCGTCGTCGTCCGCTGA
- a CDS encoding phosphotransferase family protein has protein sequence MSSLTDTGIRDEAVSAWFVEHIDGVRGPVRLERIAGGRSNLTYLATDEPGARWVLRRPPLGMAHSRAHDVLREAEVLDRLRETPVPAPLVAGRCDDDAVTGAPFFVMNHIDGVVLRDPETVTATVPDDHRPAVATALVRALADMHAVDPRDVGWGELADRDDYVSRQLRRWSTNWAEDRVRVLDDIGRAHDRLVERIPVQGPARIVHGDFRLDNCLFSPDGTIGGILDWELATVGDPLADLGQLLAYWAHPDDEVCALENPPTRVPGFPSRDALIEQYLAAVRPDTVPDIDFYIAYNWWKIACIVEGVYTRTLRGAMGASDRSPESFGAQAERLAAQAWRYAQRL, from the coding sequence ATGAGCAGTCTCACCGATACCGGGATCCGCGACGAAGCGGTCTCGGCCTGGTTCGTCGAGCACATCGACGGTGTGCGCGGACCGGTGCGCCTCGAGCGCATCGCCGGCGGCCGCTCGAACCTGACCTATCTGGCGACCGACGAACCCGGCGCCCGATGGGTCCTGCGGCGGCCGCCGCTCGGCATGGCGCACTCGCGTGCCCACGACGTCCTGCGCGAGGCCGAGGTGCTCGACCGTCTGCGGGAGACCCCGGTCCCGGCGCCGCTCGTTGCCGGCAGGTGCGACGACGACGCCGTCACGGGTGCACCGTTCTTCGTGATGAACCACATCGACGGGGTGGTGCTCCGGGACCCCGAGACCGTCACGGCCACGGTGCCCGACGACCACCGGCCGGCGGTCGCAACCGCACTGGTGCGGGCGCTCGCCGACATGCACGCCGTCGACCCACGTGACGTCGGCTGGGGCGAACTCGCGGATCGTGACGACTACGTGTCCAGGCAGTTGCGGCGCTGGTCCACGAACTGGGCAGAGGACCGCGTCCGCGTCCTCGACGACATCGGCCGCGCCCACGACCGACTGGTCGAACGCATCCCGGTGCAGGGACCCGCACGTATCGTCCACGGCGACTTCCGCCTCGACAACTGCCTGTTCTCCCCCGACGGCACGATCGGCGGCATCCTCGACTGGGAGCTGGCGACCGTCGGAGACCCGCTCGCGGACCTCGGTCAGCTCCTCGCGTACTGGGCCCACCCCGACGACGAGGTGTGCGCACTCGAGAATCCGCCCACCCGGGTGCCCGGATTCCCGTCGCGCGACGCACTGATCGAGCAGTATCTCGCCGCCGTACGACCGGACACGGTGCCCGACATCGACTTCTACATCGCCTACAACTGGTGGAAGATCGCGTGCATCGTCGAGGGTGTCTACACGCGGACCCTGCGCGGCGCGATGGGCGCGAGCGACCGTTCCCCGGAGTCCTTCGGCGCCCAGGCCGAGCGGCTCGCGGCCCAGGCGTGGCGGTACGCGCAACGGCTCTGA
- a CDS encoding MaoC/PaaZ C-terminal domain-containing protein — MTTTRTLPAPWTVGPVTRTDFVRYQGASGDMNPIHHDQTFAEASGYPSPFSVGMFQAGLLATYASDWLGAENIRSYRVRFLEQVWPDDVLTCTAMILREYEDDGVGKIDLELDCARQTGGLAVKAWATFVTGVAP, encoded by the coding sequence ATGACCACCACTCGGACCCTGCCGGCACCCTGGACGGTCGGACCGGTCACCCGGACCGACTTCGTCCGCTACCAGGGGGCGTCGGGAGACATGAACCCGATCCACCACGACCAGACGTTCGCGGAGGCGTCCGGGTACCCGTCGCCGTTCTCGGTGGGCATGTTCCAGGCCGGGCTGCTCGCGACCTACGCGAGCGACTGGCTCGGCGCCGAGAACATCCGGTCCTACCGGGTCCGGTTCCTCGAACAGGTGTGGCCCGACGACGTGCTCACCTGCACCGCGATGATCCTGCGGGAATACGAGGACGACGGCGTCGGCAAGATCGATCTCGAGCTCGACTGTGCCCGGCAGACAGGCGGACTCGCGGTCAAGGCGTGGGCGACGTTCGTCACCGGGGTGGCACCGTGA
- a CDS encoding CoA transferase subunit A has product MSDKTMTEKEVVGRLRSGMTIGIGGWGSRRKPMSLVREILRSDVDDLTVVSYGGADVGLLCAARKVRKVVFGFVSLDSIPLDPHFRAARQEGRIEVSEYDEGMLQWGLYAAGIRSPYLPTRAGLGSDVMRVNPELRTVTDPYGDETLVAMPAIPLDAALVHMNRADAHGNAQYLGPDLYFDDLFCMAAEQVYVSCERIVPTAELTAEAHPSTIRIPRLLVSGVVAAPGGAHFTSCIPDYDRDEAFQREYVSAAKDPEKWQAFVDRYLAVPEAEYQRAVRDEREEASA; this is encoded by the coding sequence TTGTCGGACAAGACAATGACTGAGAAAGAGGTGGTCGGCCGGCTCAGGTCCGGAATGACCATCGGGATCGGCGGCTGGGGATCCCGGCGGAAGCCGATGTCGCTCGTCCGGGAGATCCTGCGGTCGGACGTCGACGATCTCACCGTCGTGTCCTACGGCGGCGCGGACGTGGGTCTGCTGTGTGCCGCGCGCAAGGTGCGCAAGGTCGTCTTCGGATTCGTCTCGCTCGACTCGATTCCGCTCGACCCGCACTTCCGCGCCGCCCGTCAGGAGGGCCGGATCGAGGTCAGCGAGTACGACGAGGGCATGCTGCAGTGGGGCCTGTACGCCGCGGGGATCCGGTCGCCGTACCTGCCGACGCGGGCCGGCCTGGGCTCGGACGTCATGCGCGTCAATCCCGAGTTGCGAACGGTCACAGACCCGTACGGTGACGAGACGCTGGTCGCGATGCCGGCCATCCCGCTCGACGCGGCGCTCGTGCACATGAACCGGGCGGATGCCCACGGCAACGCGCAGTACCTGGGTCCGGACCTGTACTTCGACGACCTGTTCTGCATGGCCGCCGAGCAGGTGTACGTCTCCTGTGAGCGCATCGTCCCGACGGCCGAACTCACCGCCGAGGCCCATCCGTCGACGATTCGGATTCCCCGCCTGCTGGTCTCGGGAGTGGTCGCCGCACCCGGGGGTGCTCATTTCACTTCGTGCATCCCGGACTACGACCGCGACGAGGCCTTCCAGCGGGAATACGTCTCGGCGGCAAAGGACCCGGAGAAGTGGCAGGCCTTCGTCGACCGCTACCTGGCGGTCCCGGAAGCGGAGTATCAGCGTGCGGTGCGCGACGAGCGCGAGGAGGCTTCGGCATGA
- a CDS encoding CoA-transferase subunit beta: MSAATRAEVCVVACAEAYRGNGEVIASAFGTIPAIGVRLARHTFEPDLVVSDGEASAVRGTWAVGGAAEGDVEAWLPFNQIFDLVWNGKRHIMMIPTQLDTHGNCNISAIGDHAQPKVQLLGVRGAPGNTVYHPTSYWVPKHSTRVFVPKVDMVSGVGYDNARKAGPAATRYHELRRVVTDLAVLDFTPDTGRLRLVSVHPGVTVDDVVAATGFDLVTPDSVPQTRIPTAEELELIRMVIDPRNLRDKEVPA, translated from the coding sequence ATGAGTGCAGCGACGCGAGCGGAAGTGTGCGTGGTGGCATGCGCCGAGGCGTACCGCGGCAACGGTGAGGTGATCGCCAGCGCGTTCGGAACCATCCCGGCGATCGGGGTCCGCCTGGCACGGCACACGTTCGAGCCCGATCTCGTGGTCTCCGACGGTGAGGCCAGCGCGGTCCGCGGCACGTGGGCCGTCGGCGGCGCCGCCGAGGGCGACGTCGAGGCGTGGCTGCCGTTCAACCAGATCTTCGATCTCGTGTGGAACGGCAAGCGCCACATCATGATGATCCCCACCCAGCTCGACACGCACGGCAACTGCAACATCTCCGCGATCGGCGATCATGCGCAGCCGAAGGTGCAATTGCTGGGCGTGCGCGGTGCCCCGGGCAACACCGTCTACCACCCCACCAGCTACTGGGTGCCCAAGCACAGCACCCGGGTGTTCGTGCCCAAGGTCGACATGGTGTCGGGCGTAGGCTACGACAATGCGCGCAAGGCGGGGCCGGCGGCCACCCGCTACCACGAACTGCGAAGGGTGGTCACGGATCTGGCGGTCCTGGACTTCACACCCGACACGGGCCGGCTGCGGCTGGTGTCGGTCCATCCCGGCGTCACGGTCGACGACGTCGTGGCCGCCACGGGATTCGACCTCGTGACCCCGGACTCGGTTCCGCAGACCCGTATTCCGACCGCAGAGGAACTCGAACTGATCCGCATGGTCATCGATCCACGAAACCTGCGCGACAAGGAGGTACCCGCGTGA
- a CDS encoding NADPH:quinone oxidoreductase family protein, with protein MKAQLCRALGTPDTLRYEDVDPPTVGPDQVLVEVHAAGVNFPDGLIVSGNYQTKPPLPFVPGSEAAGVVRAVGADVTGIAVGARVLAFCGMGGYAEQVAVPATMVFPIPDSLSYTDAAGFAVTYGTSCHGLVDRADLRAGETLLVLGASGGVGLAAVEIGKALGARVIAAASSPEKLELCRARGADETIDYSSEDPRARITELTGAGVDVVYDPVGGEHAQAAIRSLAWGGRYLTVGYASGDIPKVGMNRLLVSSGSLHGVLWGAWAKRNPERNADNMNRLFGWYERGVLRPHVSETFPLSDAAAALDVVMGRRALGKVVLTSAAG; from the coding sequence GTGAAGGCGCAGCTCTGTCGGGCCCTCGGCACGCCCGATACGCTCAGGTACGAGGACGTCGACCCTCCGACCGTCGGACCCGATCAGGTGCTGGTCGAGGTGCACGCTGCTGGCGTGAACTTCCCCGACGGGCTCATCGTGTCCGGCAACTACCAGACCAAACCCCCGCTGCCGTTCGTTCCCGGCTCCGAGGCGGCCGGGGTGGTGCGGGCCGTCGGTGCCGACGTCACCGGTATCGCCGTCGGCGCCCGCGTGCTCGCGTTCTGCGGCATGGGTGGCTACGCCGAGCAGGTGGCCGTTCCCGCGACCATGGTGTTCCCGATCCCGGATTCGCTGTCCTACACGGACGCCGCCGGATTCGCCGTCACATACGGGACGTCCTGCCACGGCCTGGTCGATCGCGCCGACCTGCGGGCGGGGGAGACCCTGCTGGTGCTCGGGGCGTCGGGTGGTGTGGGGCTGGCGGCCGTCGAGATCGGCAAGGCCCTCGGGGCCCGGGTGATCGCGGCGGCGTCGAGCCCGGAGAAGCTGGAGCTGTGCCGCGCGCGCGGCGCGGACGAGACGATCGACTACTCCAGCGAGGATCCGAGAGCGCGGATCACCGAGCTCACGGGCGCCGGGGTCGACGTCGTGTACGACCCGGTCGGCGGAGAGCACGCGCAGGCGGCGATCCGCTCGCTCGCGTGGGGAGGGCGGTACCTGACGGTCGGGTACGCCTCGGGCGACATCCCCAAGGTCGGGATGAACCGGCTCCTGGTCTCCTCGGGCTCCCTGCACGGCGTGTTGTGGGGAGCGTGGGCGAAACGCAACCCGGAACGCAACGCCGACAACATGAATCGGCTGTTCGGCTGGTACGAACGGGGCGTTCTCCGACCACATGTGAGCGAGACGTTCCCGCTGTCCGACGCCGCCGCGGCGCTCGACGTAGTGATGGGGCGTCGTGCGCTCGGCAAGGTCGTCCTGACGTCCGCCGCCGGATAG
- a CDS encoding sugar phosphate isomerase/epimerase family protein, which translates to MHQLSRVSSADGLPALSICLAATAERPVEESLAMLRRIGADRFGLLAATMTRQGWRESIEAIEAGGLPVEFVAGGVRAMADNDAGWAANIANLRQAVDAAVEMGASTVCFTSGGSGALSWEDAASAVLERFAPFVDRARECGVDLALENTMSIRSGISFVHSVADAAELARMLGVGLCVDLYSAWQERGLMRTLADNLDLIRLVQIGDHRVEATSVPDRWVPGDGHIPLARMVREVRELGYAGVVDLELLGPAIDEEGAESALARGLKWMREYVP; encoded by the coding sequence GTGCATCAGTTGTCTCGGGTATCGTCCGCTGACGGACTCCCCGCTCTCAGTATCTGCCTGGCCGCGACGGCCGAACGGCCCGTCGAGGAGTCGTTGGCGATGCTGCGCCGCATCGGGGCGGACCGGTTCGGGCTGCTCGCCGCCACCATGACGCGTCAGGGCTGGCGGGAGTCGATCGAGGCGATCGAGGCGGGTGGCCTGCCCGTCGAGTTCGTCGCGGGTGGGGTTCGTGCGATGGCCGACAACGACGCCGGCTGGGCCGCGAACATCGCCAACCTGCGGCAGGCCGTCGATGCCGCGGTGGAAATGGGCGCTTCCACGGTGTGTTTCACATCCGGCGGGTCCGGGGCGCTGTCCTGGGAGGACGCCGCCTCGGCGGTGCTCGAGCGGTTCGCGCCGTTCGTGGATCGTGCTCGCGAATGCGGGGTGGACCTGGCGCTGGAGAACACGATGTCGATCCGGTCGGGGATCAGTTTCGTGCACTCCGTCGCGGATGCGGCGGAACTGGCCCGCATGTTGGGTGTCGGACTGTGCGTCGACCTGTATTCGGCGTGGCAGGAGCGCGGACTGATGCGCACGCTCGCCGACAACCTCGACCTGATCCGGCTGGTGCAGATCGGTGACCACCGGGTCGAGGCCACCTCGGTGCCGGACCGGTGGGTGCCGGGGGACGGGCACATACCGCTGGCGCGAATGGTGCGTGAGGTTCGCGAACTGGGTTACGCCGGCGTCGTGGACCTGGAACTTCTCGGCCCGGCGATCGACGAGGAGGGCGCCGAGAGTGCGCTGGCCCGCGGTCTGAAGTGGATGCGCGAGTACGTGCCGTGA
- a CDS encoding TetR/AcrR family transcriptional regulator: MEWSERHTLIMEQAAELFATKGIAGTKVRDIADGVGILSGSLYHYFPSKDAIADLIVSRYLDDLTHEYKEILESTSDPRTRLDELVKASFRVSQAHPHASEIYQNNGTYLRKLPSHRKIRAAARTTKEAWMTVIEKGIADGAFRSDLPAELLYGLIRDAVWLSLRWFTPTGDFGIDQLADSVVSVFLEGVQAKS, from the coding sequence ATGGAGTGGTCGGAGCGCCACACCCTGATCATGGAGCAGGCCGCAGAGCTGTTCGCGACGAAGGGCATCGCGGGGACCAAGGTCCGCGACATCGCGGACGGTGTGGGCATCCTGTCGGGGAGCCTCTATCACTACTTCCCGTCGAAGGACGCGATCGCCGACCTGATCGTCTCGCGCTACCTCGACGACCTCACCCACGAGTACAAGGAGATCCTCGAGTCGACGAGCGACCCGCGGACCCGTCTCGACGAACTGGTCAAGGCGTCGTTCCGCGTCAGCCAGGCCCATCCGCACGCGTCGGAGATCTACCAGAACAACGGGACGTATCTCCGTAAACTTCCCTCCCACAGGAAGATCCGAGCGGCCGCCCGGACCACCAAGGAAGCCTGGATGACGGTGATCGAGAAGGGCATCGCCGACGGCGCGTTCCGCTCCGATCTCCCCGCCGAACTGCTGTACGGGCTCATTCGCGACGCCGTCTGGCTGTCACTGCGTTGGTTCACCCCCACCGGCGATTTCGGAATCGACCAGCTCGCGGACTCCGTCGTGTCGGTGTTCCTGGAAGGTGTCCAGGCCAAGTCCTGA
- a CDS encoding SDR family oxidoreductase, with product MSEFTTPTPGPAHGLVQGRSVVVTAAAGTGIGFAAAQRFAAEGARLTISDRHERRLAEAADRIESEFGSRPLTIVCDVTDQRQIDDLMDGAVAEYGAVDVLVNNAGLGGTASVTDMTDDEWNSVLDVTLTSTFRATRSVLRHMVPRRSGVIINNASVIGWRAQAGQAHYAAAKAGVMALTRCSALDVAEHGIRVNAVSPSIAMHAHLAKVTTDELLGQLSAREAFGRAAEPWEIANVMVFLASDYSSYMTGEVVSVSSQHA from the coding sequence TTGTCTGAGTTCACGACACCCACCCCGGGCCCGGCGCACGGTCTCGTCCAGGGCCGGTCCGTGGTCGTCACCGCGGCCGCCGGTACCGGCATCGGCTTCGCTGCGGCGCAGCGGTTCGCCGCCGAGGGGGCCCGGTTGACGATCAGCGACCGGCACGAGCGGCGGCTGGCCGAGGCGGCGGACCGGATCGAGTCCGAGTTCGGCTCGAGGCCTCTCACGATCGTGTGCGACGTGACCGACCAGCGACAGATCGACGACCTGATGGACGGTGCGGTCGCCGAGTACGGCGCCGTCGACGTGCTGGTGAACAACGCCGGCCTCGGCGGCACGGCGAGCGTGACGGACATGACCGACGACGAGTGGAACTCGGTCCTCGATGTCACGCTCACCAGCACCTTCCGCGCGACCCGGTCGGTGCTGCGGCACATGGTGCCGCGCCGCAGCGGTGTGATCATCAACAACGCGTCGGTGATCGGGTGGCGCGCCCAGGCCGGTCAGGCGCACTACGCCGCCGCGAAGGCGGGCGTGATGGCCCTGACCCGCTGCTCGGCGCTGGACGTGGCCGAGCACGGTATCCGCGTCAACGCGGTGTCGCCCAGCATCGCGATGCACGCGCACCTGGCCAAGGTGACGACCGACGAGCTTCTCGGACAACTCAGTGCGCGTGAGGCTTTCGGGCGCGCTGCCGAGCCGTGGGAGATCGCCAACGTGATGGTGTTCCTGGCCAGCGACTACTCGTCGTACATGACCGGTGAGGTCGTCTCCGTCAGCAGTCAGCACGCCTGA
- a CDS encoding FAS1-like dehydratase domain-containing protein has translation MANADAVGTEGKTYDLDVERGKIREFAVATYSSNPDYLEREDAVSPPTFLTTINFWAPPEGNPWKAVEFDGKRGLHAEQQYEFFGPPPAAGTRLRCTSRITDVYTKQGRRGGELTFAVMVTDFVDDTGTVVARATMTGVETARPATEDA, from the coding sequence ATGGCAAACGCAGACGCCGTCGGCACCGAAGGTAAGACCTACGACCTCGATGTCGAACGCGGCAAGATCCGGGAGTTCGCGGTCGCGACCTACTCGTCGAATCCCGACTATCTCGAGCGTGAGGATGCGGTGTCGCCACCGACCTTCCTCACCACCATCAACTTCTGGGCGCCGCCGGAAGGAAACCCCTGGAAAGCAGTTGAATTCGACGGCAAACGCGGGCTGCACGCCGAGCAGCAGTACGAGTTCTTCGGCCCGCCGCCCGCCGCGGGGACGCGGCTGCGCTGCACGTCCCGCATCACCGACGTCTACACCAAACAGGGCCGCCGCGGCGGCGAGCTGACGTTCGCGGTGATGGTCACCGACTTCGTCGACGACACCGGCACCGTCGTGGCCCGCGCAACCATGACCGGCGTCGAAACCGCCCGACCCGCAACGGAGGACGCATGA